A single region of the Pontimicrobium sp. SW4 genome encodes:
- a CDS encoding MarR family transcriptional regulator: MGDISKDINSSFPNNKVKALLNIIYTSNWINSHQNTFFKPFGISPQQFNILRILRGAGVPLKVQTIKERMIERAPNATRLMDKLCAKMLIERIPCPEDRRVVHIAITDEGLKLLEDISKKMNFDLLKNLNEKEAAQLSDLLDKIR, translated from the coding sequence ATGGGAGATATATCAAAGGATATTAATTCAAGTTTTCCAAATAACAAGGTAAAGGCATTACTAAATATTATTTACACGAGTAATTGGATAAATAGTCACCAGAACACGTTTTTTAAACCATTCGGTATTTCCCCACAGCAATTTAATATTCTTAGAATTTTAAGAGGTGCTGGAGTACCATTAAAAGTACAAACCATTAAAGAACGTATGATAGAACGAGCTCCAAATGCCACACGATTAATGGATAAACTATGTGCAAAAATGCTAATAGAACGCATACCATGTCCTGAGGATAGAAGAGTTGTACATATAGCTATTACTGATGAAGGTTTAAAATTACTTGAAGATATTTCAAAAAAAATGAATTTTGATTTATTAAAAAATCTAAATGAAAAGGAAGCAGCACAATTAAGCGACCTGCTAGATAAAATTCGCTAA
- a CDS encoding NAD(P)H-dependent oxidoreductase: MKKVVTFAGSNSKNSINKTLAIYVANQINNAKVEVLDLNDFELPLYGIDLENEHGIPDNAQVFLDKIKSSDGIVLSLAEHNGAYSTAFKNIFDWMSRIDGKLWSNIPMLLMATSPGGRGGATVLDIAKGRFPYMGGNIIADFSLPFFGNNFSDVGIKDKELAQQLNEAVTKFENKL; encoded by the coding sequence ATGAAAAAAGTTGTAACCTTTGCAGGAAGTAATAGCAAGAATTCAATAAATAAGACATTAGCAATTTATGTTGCAAATCAAATAAATAACGCTAAAGTTGAAGTTTTAGATTTAAACGATTTTGAATTGCCACTTTATGGTATAGATTTAGAAAATGAACATGGTATTCCAGATAATGCTCAAGTATTTCTTGATAAAATAAAATCATCAGATGGTATTGTATTATCCTTAGCTGAGCATAATGGAGCTTATTCAACAGCATTTAAGAACATTTTTGATTGGATGTCTAGAATAGATGGAAAACTATGGAGTAATATACCAATGCTGTTAATGGCTACTTCACCAGGAGGAAGAGGAGGAGCTACTGTTTTAGACATTGCTAAGGGTCGTTTTCCATATATGGGCGGAAATATTATAGCAGATTTTTCATTGCCGTTCTTTGGAAATAATTTTTCTGATGTAGGAATAAAAGATAAAGAATTAGCTCAACAGCTTAATGAAGCTGTTACTAAATTTGAAAATAAACTATAA